AGACTCGGATGCGAATAAGTAGGGGCTTCCAGCTTCTCTTTCTTGTTTTTGTCGTTTGCGGTGTTTTCTACCCGGCCATCTTTGCCGGCATCAATTCGGTCGATGACTGGCGCATGTTCTACGATCTCGAGGTGATGGCCGAGAAGAGCCCCTGGGCGCTTTTTTTGCCGACGCCGGGGTTTTACTACCGCCCTCTGCTGATGTTGACCTTTGTGGTCGACTACATGTTGTGGGGGCAGGAACCTTCCTTCTATCATCTTGTCAACATCCTGATTCACGCCGCCAATGCCTGCCTGATTTTTCTTTTGACGGAGTCCTTGCTGAAGGTCGGGGATGAAGAGGGAGAGCCCGGACCCTGGCCGTTGCTCGCCGGATTGCTGTTTGCCGTTCATCCGATCGTGACCGAGTCGGTCGACTGGATTTCCGGTCGTACCGATCTGCTCGGATGCTTTTTTGTGCTTCTGGCGACCCTGGCGATTGTGGCTGCTAATCGCCGCCGGAATCTGGGTTTTGTCATCCTGGGGGTGGGGGCCATGATTCTGGCCATCATGTCCAAGGAAATCATGGTTTTTTTTCTGCCGCCGGGGGCTTTTCTGCTTTGCCGGCTATCTCCGGCAACGCACGGCACTGCTTGGTGTCGGCAGGCGGTGACGGTATTCCTGTCGCCCTTTGTCTTTGCGGGGTTGCTCTATTTTGGTCTGAGAATCCAGAAATATGGCCTTGGTGCCGGGTTCTCTGCGTTGCTACACCGTTACGACTATGGCCTGTTTGACACGGTTCGGGTCTTCTTCAAGGCATTCGGGTTTTACGTCAAGAAAATGTTTTATCCGTTGCCGCTGAATTTCGCCATTGTCAGCGCCTCGGATGCCTATGTGTGGGTCGGGATAGCGGCGGTGGCGGCCATGGTGTTCATGCTACGCAGGCGGCTGCTGGGGCTCGATCTGGTAGCCGTCAGCTTTTATCTGGTATTTCCCGGAGTGTTGATTGCCTTGACCAACATTGCCTGGACGCCGTTGGCGGAGAGATATGTCTATCTGGCGACGGTTTTTCTGGTGACGGGCCTGGCACATCTGCTGCGGGATATTTCATTGTCAATGCGTCGAGAAACTGTCGTCGTGGGTTGCCTGGCCGTTTTACTCTTGCCCATGACGGTAGCGACCGTCGAACGCAATTTCGTCTGGCAGGACAATGCGCGTCTCTA
This window of the Geothermobacter ehrlichii genome carries:
- a CDS encoding tetratricopeptide repeat protein; translation: MRISRGFQLLFLVFVVCGVFYPAIFAGINSVDDWRMFYDLEVMAEKSPWALFLPTPGFYYRPLLMLTFVVDYMLWGQEPSFYHLVNILIHAANACLIFLLTESLLKVGDEEGEPGPWPLLAGLLFAVHPIVTESVDWISGRTDLLGCFFVLLATLAIVAANRRRNLGFVILGVGAMILAIMSKEIMVFFLPPGAFLLCRLSPATHGTAWCRQAVTVFLSPFVFAGLLYFGLRIQKYGLGAGFSALLHRYDYGLFDTVRVFFKAFGFYVKKMFYPLPLNFAIVSASDAYVWVGIAAVAAMVFMLRRRLLGLDLVAVSFYLVFPGVLIALTNIAWTPLAERYVYLATVFLVTGLAHLLRDISLSMRRETVVVGCLAVLLLPMTVATVERNFVWQDNARLYADTKVKSPEFAAMNNELAIALINAGDLKAAEKVLAEGKKKATSSPLLYINQARIYLKLGEYDEARKEILQICTDKSSANIEALKMLARIDEIRFSKSADDGVMKQLLDTYRVLTFRKADPFYDYRYGQLLLKAGDRTRALEHFKAAALRAPAGSHYKLAAAKLVSRLQQN